A part of Carassius carassius chromosome 4, fCarCar2.1, whole genome shotgun sequence genomic DNA contains:
- the tbcelb gene encoding tubulin-specific chaperone cofactor E-like protein yields the protein MESEETEGRTLVQVISEKYSPENFPYCRGPGVGVVIRSSPQGSPVKDRLNLPSILVLDSCGITEAGDEEEVATFCAHVVELDLSHNQLKDWGEISKILSNIPNLDFLNLSMNPLRGLSLEPGAAESFSGLRCLVLNNTHVTWDVVHTLTREILELEQLFLCLNEYESVSVSSIPCPSLRLLHITDNHLQDWAEVRKLGLIYPGLVSLILANNSISSIHEPEDSLQRLFPNLRSINLHNSGLCCWEDIEKLNFFPNLQEVRLMGIPLLQPYTDQERRYLMVAQLPRVTVLNGSVVTDGEREDAERFFIRYHLDCPEDELPQRYHTLVARYGRLAPLAEVDLRPLCHVQVEVRFGDQTEPLELRLDQTVADLKKHLRAVVQLPPKKIRVYYIDRQLGYALEPQEMKYGARALHSYSIRDGDEILVVPKTK from the exons ATGGAGTCAGAGGAGACAGAAGGACGCACTTTAGTGCAGGTGATCAGTGAGAAGTACAGCCCAGAAAACTTCCCATACTGCCGTGGGCCAGGAGTTGGAGTGGTGATCCGGTCGAGTCCCCAGGGTTCACCTGTCAAAG ATCGTCTGAATCTGCCCAGCATCCTGGTTCTGGATAGTTGTGGAATCACAGAGGCTGGAGATGAAGAGGAGGTGGCCACTTTCTGTGCTCACGTGGTTGAGTTAGACCTCTCTCACAACCAGTTAAAAGATTGGGGAGAG ATAAGTAAGATCCTGTCTAACATCCCTAACCTAGACTTTCTCAATCTGAGTATGAATCCACTGAGAGGGTTGAGCCTTGAGCCTGGAGCTGCTGAGTCGTTCTCAGGCCTCCGTTGCCTTGTGCTCAATAACACGCATGTCACCTGGGACGTggtgcacacactcacacgagAGATCctaga GCTGGAGCAATTGTTTTTGTGTCTAAATGAGTACGAGAGCGTGAGTGTATCATCTATACCGTGCCCGTCCCTGCGCCTGCTGCATATCACAGATAACCACCTGCAGGACTGGGCGGAGGTTCGTAAGTTGGGCCTTATATATCCAGGCCTGGTGTCTCTTATTCTGGCAAACAACTCCATCTCATCTATCCACGAGCCCGAGGACTCTCTACAGAGACTCTTCCCCAACTTGCGCAGCATCAACTTACACAACTCAG GTCTATGCTGCTGGGAGGACATTGAGAAATTGAATTTCTTCCCAAACCTCCAAGAGGTTAGATTGATGGGTATTCCTTTACTGCAGCCCTACACTGATCAGGAGAGACGTTATCTTATGGTAGCACA GTTGCCTCGTGTGACTGTATTGAACGGCAGTGTTGTCACTGATGGAGAAAGAGAAGATGCAGAACGCTTTTTCATCCGCTACCACCTGGACTGCCCCGAGGATGAGCTACCACAGAG GTACCACACTTTGGTAGCACGCTATGGCCGCCTAGCCCCGCTTGCAGAGGTGGACTTGCGCCCTCTCTGTCATGTCCAGGTCGAGGTGCGTTTTGGGGACCAGACAGAGCCCCTAGAGCTCAGATTGGATCAGACCGTGGCAGACCTAAAGAAGCACTTGAGAGCCGTGGTCCAGCTACCCCCCAAAAAGATACGTGTGTACTATATCGACCGGCAGCTTGGCTACGCACTAGAGCCTCAGGAAATGAAATATGGAGCACGAGCACTTCATTCCTACAGTATACGAGATGGAGATGAAATCTTGGTGGTGCCCAAGACAAAGTGA
- the ttf1.6 gene encoding transcription termination factor 1, producing MQSDSRNEIMGRVNGEKSKKKKRKKSETPEQHELTQSPKLQTEEQSENVHKKKKKKKNKELEIVSLQTPTEKKKKRKLNEGAEVATSLHKEKDKTAESPKPQGSREQKPAKKKKKRADVTQTDCDDRTQGEQPVLMIEQQEVLNDQDIGLPDVLIGTRKRKRKRALEDEPEVDPNLLNELKEFFPKIESRSSHEINKMIMYDLPRFKEFRKQGIMLRHGRYSNAENDRLRQNVRDFLALTGVKDAIKLFHPKRFPEERQELTKLKKVYKFFERIAEGIPRPCHDVFNRGRKVFDGENYKGRFTEEEVKSLLKYHSLHGNNWQKISELTGRSGYSLEKRFTQLNTARKTGPWTAKEVQRLLRAVRDHIVTVLKSESPNKTTPKRVSREILYQKLPWFNISLKVKTRCWSKCREKWMSILAVRMSSGTCRGRKSQEAKIRLIKAMYQMQVEDVTDVNWDDLTAVFGDVPPAHVQAKWHQLKVCYVPNWKTKCFGDIVDFLYEKVLPGMMKDCEDLDDNDLKVDQKQSFLLSDIFKDINEDHCNDSDEESGQKEDDNSS from the exons ATGCAGTCAGATTCGCGTAATGAGATAATGGGCCGTGTTAATGGAGAAAagtcgaagaagaagaagagaaagaagAGTGAAACTCCAGAGCAGCATGAACTCACTCAGAGTCCAAAGTTGCAGACTGAGGAGCAAAgtgaaaatgtgcataaaaagaagaagaagaagaaaaacaaggaATTGGAGATTGTAAGTCTACAGACACctacagagaaaaagaaaaaaagaaaactgaatgaAGGTGCGGAGGTTGCCACAAGCCTGCataaagaaaaagacaagacagcAGAGTCACCAAAGCCGCAGGGGTCAAGGGAACAGAAGCCtgctaagaaaaagaaaaagagagcagATGtgacacagacagactgtgatgacaggacacaAGGAGAACAGCCTGTCCTGATGATAGAACAACAGGAAGTCCTTAACGATCAGGATATTGGCTTGCCTGATGTACTCATTGGTACTAGAAAGCGCAAAAGAAAGCGAGCGTTGGAGGATGAACCAGAAGTTGACCCCAATCTCTTAAATGAACTGAAAGAATTCTTTCCTAAAATAGAGTCCAGAAGCTCACATGAAATCAATAAAATGATCATGTATGATCTTCCAAGGTTCAAGGAATTCAGAAAGCAAG GCATCATGTTGAGGCATGGAAGATACTCTAACGCAGAAAATGACAGGTTAAGACAGAACGTTAGAGATTTTCTTGCTCTCACAGGAGTGAAGGATGCTATCAAGCTCTTTCATCCAAAGCGATTCCCAGAAGAAAGACAGGAATTGACCAAGCTGAAAAAGGTCTACAAGTTTTTTGAAAGGATCG CTGAAGGAATTCCCAGGCCTTGTCATGATGTTTTTAACCGTGGAAGGAAAGTTTTTGATGGTGAAAACTATAAGGGAAG GTTTACAGAAGAAGAAGTCAAGTCATTGCTTAAGTATCATTCGCTACATGGCAATAACTGGCAAAAGATTTCTGAGCTGACTGGGCGAAGTGGTTACTCTCTTGAGAAACGTTTTACCCAGCTTAATACGG CTAGAAAAACTGGGCCGTGGACTGCGAAAGAGGTGCAGAGACTTTTGAGGGCTGTGCGAGACCATATTGTAACTGTGCTGAAATCTGAGTCCCCTAATAAAACAACGCCAAAAAGAGTCAGTAGAGAAATACTGTACCAGAAATTGCCCTGGTTCAATATTTCTCTGAAGGTGAAAACTCGATGTTGGAGCAAATGCAGAGAGAAATG GATGTCCATCCTTGCTGTGCGGATGTCTTCAGGGACTTGTAGAGGAAGGAAATCTCAGGAGGCCAAAATCAGACTCATTAAAGC AATGTATCAAATGCAAGTGGAGGATGTTACGGATGTCAACTGGGATGATCTTACTGCTGTTTTCGG GGATGTTCCTCCAGCCCATGTACAAGCAAAGTGGCACCAGCTTAAGGTTTGCTATGTGCCCAATTGGAAGACCAAGTGTTTTGGAG ACATTGTTGACTTCCTCTATGAGAAAGTCTTGCCAGGGATGATGAAAGACTGTGAAGACCTTGATGACAATGATCTGAAGGTTGACCAGAAGCAGAGCTTccttctatctgacatttttaaagacattaatGAGGATCACTGCAATGACAGTGACGAGGAGAGTGGCCAGAAAGAGGATGACAACTCCTCTTGA
- the LOC132136884 gene encoding gelsolin-like: protein MLFLNSTMVNHPEFEKAGKQSGLQVWRIENMDLVPVPKNLHGGFYAGDTYLILNTIKQNSGNLQYDLHFWIGDACSIDESGAAAIFTVQMDDFLGGKPIQYREVQGYESKTFVGYFKSGLKYMQGGAASGFKHVASGEVNVKRVLHVSGRRVVRAIEVPVSWGSFNKGDCFILDFGQEIYQWCGSKCNQFERLKATSVSKDIRDNERCGRAKLLVCEEGSENEKILAMLGAKPELSDAQTEDTKTDASNRKSAKLYKVSNASGGMSVTLVAEENPFSQSALESTDCFILDHGSNGKIFVWKGKEANKEERSAGMKAAEDFISKMGYPKHTEVQIIPENGETPLFKQFFKFWRDTDQTKAMGQAYVPNKIAKIKKVPFDATSLHKSEAMAAQYGMVDDGKGEKKIWLIEGSDKVPVDPSIHGQFFGGDSYIILYSYKHGGRQGQIIYIWQGEESSQDEKGASALLAAQLDTELGGSPVQVRVIQGKEPPHLLSIFGGQPMVVHMGGTSRKGGQSQASAVRLFQVRANPAGHTRAVEVDAVASSLNSNDAFVLVTASGSMLWLGHGTSNAEKTGAKKLGSILGVDLSEISEGAEGDDFWSALGGKAEYRTSERLKNKIDTHPPRLFACSNKTGQFLIEEVPGEMTQEDLAPDDVMILDTWDQVCVWIGNEANEDEKSEAVISAAKYIESDPANRDKRTPIVKVKQGFEPPTFTGWFLGWDHDFWISNPLERAMAGLKM, encoded by the exons ATGTTGTTTTTAAACAGCACCATGGTGAACCACCCCGAATTTGAGAAGGCAGGAAAGCAGTCAGGCCTACAGGTATGGAGGATTGAAAACATGGATCTGGTGCCTGTCCCTAAGAATCTTCATGGTGGCTTCTACGCCGGCGATACCTACCTCATTCTCAATACCATAAAGCAAAACTCTGGAAATCTACAATATGACCTCCACTTCTGGATAG GTGATGCATGCTCAATTGACGAGAGTGGGGCAGCTGCTATCTTTACCGTCCAAATGGACGATTTCCTTGGAGGAAAACCAATCCAGTACAGAGAAGTCCAGGGATATGAGTCAAAAACCTTTGTAGGCTACTTCAAATCAGGCCTTAAATACATG cAAGGTGGAGCTGCCTCTGGATTCAAACATGTAGCTTCtggtgaagtgaatgtgaagcgAGTTCTCCATGTGAGTGGCAGACGTGTGGTCCGGGCCATTGAGGTACCTGTGAGTTGGGGCAGCTTTAACAAGGGTGATTGCTTCATCCTAGACTTTGGACAG GAGATTTACCAGTGGTGTGGGTCCAAGTGTAACCAATTTGAGAGACTGAAAGCCACCAGTGTTTCCAAAGATATTCGTGATAATGAACGTTGTGGTAGAGCAAAACTTCTTGTGTGTGAAGAAGGATCAGAGAATGAGAAGATCCTAGCG ATGCTTGGAGCAAAGCCTGAACTTTCTGATGCACAGACTGAAGACACCAAGACTGATGCATCCAACAGGAAGTCTGCAAAATTGTACAAG GTCTCAAATGCCAGTGGGGGTATGTCTGTCACGTTGGTGGCAGAAGAAAACCCCTTTTCCCAGAGTGCACTGGAGTCCACAGACTGCTTCATCTTGGACCATGGTTCCAATGGCAAGATATTTGTCTGGAAAG GTAAAGAGGCTAATAAAGAAGAGCGAAGTGCAGGTATGAAAGCTGCCGAGGACTTCATAAGTAAGATGGGCTATCCTAAACACACTGAGGTCCAGATTATCCCTGAGAATGGAGAGACTCCTCTTTTCAAACAGTTCTTCAAGTTCTGGCGTGACACAGACCAGACAAAGGCCATGGGACAAGCCTATGTGCCCAACAAAATTGCCAAGATCAAGAAAGTGCCCTTTGATGCAACTTCTTTGCACAAATCAGAGGCAATGGCTGCTCAGTATGGAATGGTAGATGACGGGAAGGGGGAGAAAAAG ATCTGGCTCATTGAGGGATCAGACAAGGTTCCAGTTGACCCATCCATTCATGGGCAGTTCTTTGGAGGAGACAGTTACATCATTCTGTACAGCTACAAGCATGGGGGACGTCAGGGGCAGATTATTTATATATG GCAGGGGGAAGAGTCCAGTCAAGATGAGAAAGGAGCTTCTGCCCTTCTGGCTGCACAGCTTGATACAGAGCTCGGTGGGAGTCCTGTGCAG GTACGAGTAATTCAAGGCAAAGAACCCCCTCACCTCCTGAGTATCTTTGGTGGGCAACCAATGGTGGTGCACATGGGTGGGACTTCACGAAAGGGTGGCCAATCACAGGCTTCTGCAGTCCGCCTTTTCCAAGTGCGTGCCAATCCCGCTGGGCACACACGAGCTGTTGAG GTTGATGCTGTGGCCTCCAGCCTCAACTCCAACGATGCCTTTGTTTTGGTGACTGCTTCAGGCTCTATGCTTTGGCTGGGTCATGGTACAAGTAATGCAGAAAAGACTGGAGCCAAAAAGCTTGGCAGCATTTTAGGAGTGGACCTTTCAGAGATATCAGAAGGAGCAGAGGGAG ATGATTTCTGGAGCGCTCTTGGAGGAAAAGCAGAGTATCGCACCTCTGAAAGGCTAAAGAACAAAATTGACACCCATCCTCCTAGGCTTTTTGCTTGCTCTAACAAGACAGGACAATTCCTT ATTGAAGAGGTGCCAGGAGAGATGACCCAAGAGGACTTGGCTCCAGATGATGTCATGATCCTGGACACTTGGGATCAG GTTTGTGTTTGGATCGGAAATGAAGCTAATGAAGATGAAAAAAGTGAAGCTGTGATTTCAG CTGCCAAATATATTGAATCAGATCCTGCCAATAGGGACAAGAGAACTCCCATTGTGAAAGTGAAGCAGGGCTTTGAACCCCCCACCTTCACAGGGTGGTTCCTGGGTTGGGACCATGACTTCTGGATTTCTAATCCCCTGGAACGGGCCATGGCTGGTTTGAAAATGTAA